The Enterobacter kobei genome has a segment encoding these proteins:
- a CDS encoding DUF7683 domain-containing protein, whose amino-acid sequence MVIYSVEVFDKQSEELVLEVEIPKSKLKGVAAIMGWGSDDEEAFVKGIAGFNVSQTQALDLENLLGEKFYSKDVIVQIAGGEIS is encoded by the coding sequence ATGGTAATCTATTCTGTGGAAGTCTTTGATAAACAAAGCGAAGAATTGGTTTTAGAGGTTGAGATCCCTAAGAGCAAACTGAAAGGAGTTGCTGCTATTATGGGGTGGGGGTCGGATGACGAAGAGGCATTTGTCAAAGGCATCGCAGGGTTCAATGTTAGCCAAACACAGGCATTGGATTTAGAAAATTTACTCGGCGAAAAATTCTATTCTAAAGACGTTATCGTGCAAATCGCTGGCGGAGAAATATCTTGA
- a CDS encoding MFS transporter, producing MLNRSSSGSRLGRQALLFPLCLVLYEFSTYIGNDMIQPGMLAVVEQYNAGIEWVPTSMTAYLAGGMFLQWLLGPLSDRIGRRPVMLTGVVWFIVTCLATLLAQNIEQFTLLRFLQGVSLCFIGAVGYAAIQESFEEAVCIKITALMANVALIAPLLGPLVGAAWVHVAPWEGMFILFAVLAAIAFFGLHRAMPETATRLGEKLSLKELGRDYKEVLKNGRFLAGALATGFVSLPLLAWIAQSPVIIISGEKLSSYEYGLLQVPIFGALIIGNLVLARLTSRRTVRSLIIMGGWPIAAGLILAAVATVASSHAYLWMTAGLSLYAFGIGVANAGLVRLTLFASEMSKGTVSAAMGMLQMLIFTVGIEVSKHAYAMGGNGLFSLFNLANGVLWVGLMMVFLKDKRVGNALQP from the coding sequence ATGTTAAACCGTTCTTCTTCTGGTTCACGTCTGGGTCGTCAGGCGTTGCTTTTCCCCCTGTGTCTGGTGCTCTACGAATTCTCCACCTATATCGGCAACGATATGATCCAGCCCGGCATGCTGGCCGTTGTGGAGCAGTACAACGCGGGAATTGAATGGGTGCCGACCTCCATGACCGCCTATCTGGCTGGCGGCATGTTTTTACAGTGGCTGTTAGGGCCGCTGTCGGATCGTATTGGCCGCCGTCCGGTGATGCTGACCGGCGTGGTGTGGTTTATCGTCACCTGCCTCGCTACGCTGCTGGCGCAAAACATTGAGCAATTTACCCTGCTGCGTTTCCTGCAGGGGGTGAGCCTGTGCTTTATCGGTGCCGTGGGGTATGCCGCCATTCAGGAGTCGTTTGAAGAGGCGGTGTGTATCAAAATTACCGCGCTCATGGCAAACGTGGCGCTGATTGCCCCTTTACTCGGGCCGCTGGTGGGCGCCGCGTGGGTACATGTTGCGCCCTGGGAAGGGATGTTTATCCTCTTTGCGGTTCTCGCCGCTATCGCGTTCTTTGGCCTGCACCGCGCAATGCCGGAAACGGCGACCCGTCTGGGTGAAAAACTCTCGCTCAAGGAGCTGGGCCGGGATTACAAAGAAGTGCTGAAGAATGGCCGCTTTCTGGCGGGGGCGCTGGCGACCGGGTTTGTGAGCCTGCCGCTGCTGGCGTGGATTGCGCAGTCTCCGGTCATTATCATCAGCGGTGAAAAGCTCAGCAGCTACGAGTATGGTCTGCTGCAGGTGCCGATTTTTGGCGCGCTGATTATCGGTAACCTGGTGCTGGCACGTCTGACGTCACGCCGCACCGTGCGTTCACTGATTATTATGGGTGGCTGGCCGATTGCAGCAGGGCTGATTCTGGCCGCGGTGGCGACCGTTGCGTCATCCCACGCTTATCTGTGGATGACGGCGGGGCTCAGCCTTTATGCTTTCGGGATTGGCGTGGCGAACGCCGGGCTGGTGCGCCTGACGCTGTTTGCCAGCGAGATGAGTAAAGGCACGGTGTCCGCGGCGATGGGTATGCTGCAGATGCTGATCTTTACCGTCGGTATCGAGGTGAGCAAGCACGCTTACGCGATGGGTGGCAACGGTCTGTTCAGTCTGTTTAACCTCGCCAATGGCGTGCTGTGGGTTGGCCTGATGATGGTGTTCCTGAAGGACAAACGCGTCGGCAACGCCCTGCAACCGTAA
- a CDS encoding Cof-type HAD-IIB family hydrolase produces MSVKLIAVDMDGTFLSDAKTYNRPRFLAQYARMKAQGIRFVVASGNQYYQLISFFPEIAHEIAFVAENGGWVVSAGEDVFNGELSKAHFETVANVLNDVPGIEIIACGKNSAYTLKCYDDSFKDIAAKYYHRLEMVSDFDNLNDIFFKFGLNVSDHEIPRIQAMLHEKLNDIMVPVTTGHGSIDLIIPGVHKANGLRILQQRWGIEDSEVVAFGDSGNDVEMLRQSGFSFAMANARPHIKAVARFEAPHNNEEGVLDVIEKVLNGEAPFN; encoded by the coding sequence ATGAGCGTTAAACTGATCGCCGTCGACATGGATGGCACATTCCTGAGCGATGCCAAGACCTATAACCGCCCGCGCTTTCTGGCGCAGTACGCCCGCATGAAGGCGCAAGGCATTCGCTTCGTGGTCGCCAGCGGCAACCAGTACTACCAGCTGATCTCCTTTTTCCCGGAGATTGCCCATGAAATTGCGTTCGTCGCTGAGAACGGCGGCTGGGTCGTGAGCGCCGGAGAGGATGTCTTTAACGGTGAATTGTCGAAAGCCCATTTCGAGACCGTCGCGAATGTATTAAACGACGTTCCGGGCATTGAGATTATCGCCTGCGGAAAAAACAGCGCCTATACGCTGAAATGCTATGACGATAGCTTTAAGGATATCGCCGCGAAGTACTATCACCGGCTCGAAATGGTGAGTGATTTCGACAACCTGAACGACATTTTCTTCAAGTTTGGGCTGAACGTGTCAGACCATGAAATTCCGCGCATCCAGGCGATGCTGCATGAAAAGCTTAACGACATTATGGTGCCCGTGACAACCGGCCACGGCAGTATCGACCTGATTATCCCCGGCGTGCACAAAGCCAACGGCCTGCGGATCCTGCAACAGCGCTGGGGCATAGAGGACAGTGAAGTGGTTGCCTTCGGTGACAGCGGCAACGACGTGGAGATGTTGCGTCAGTCCGGGTTCAGCTTCGCGATGGCGAATGCCAGACCGCATATTAAAGCAGTGGCGCGGTTTGAAGCGCCGCATAATAACGAGGAAGGTGTGCTGGATGTGATTGAGAAGGTGTTGAACGGGGAGGCACCGTTTAATTGA
- a CDS encoding PQQ-dependent sugar dehydrogenase, which produces MPRSSLIFLPALCFSFSLLAAPEAVKVEVLQNRLDRPWSMAFLPDNKGLLVTLKGGQLKHWQAGKGLSDPIVGVPKVWANGQGGLLDVVLAPDFATSRRVWLSYAEAGHDGKAGTTVGYGRLSDDLSRIEAFQVVFRQMPKLSTGNHFGGRLVFDGKGYLFIGLGENNQRPTAQDLDKLQGKVVRLTEDGKVPADNPFVNTAGARPEIWSYGIRNPQGMAMNPWSDTLWLNEHGPRGGDEINIPEKGKNYGWPLATHGINYSGLKIPEAKGEHVEGTEKPLFVWKVSPAVSGMAFYNSDVFPQWKNKLFIGALKEKDVIVLSVDGNKVTEDGRILGDRDQRIRDVRVGPDGYLYVLTDETDGQLLKVSPSGA; this is translated from the coding sequence ATGCCACGGTCCTCGTTGATTTTCCTTCCTGCGTTGTGCTTTTCCTTTTCACTTCTTGCGGCGCCAGAGGCGGTGAAGGTCGAGGTGCTGCAAAACCGACTCGATCGCCCCTGGTCGATGGCGTTCCTGCCGGACAATAAAGGGCTTCTGGTCACCCTCAAGGGCGGGCAGCTCAAACACTGGCAGGCCGGAAAAGGGCTTTCCGATCCCATTGTCGGCGTTCCGAAGGTCTGGGCGAACGGTCAGGGAGGATTGCTGGACGTGGTGCTGGCGCCGGATTTTGCAACGTCGCGCCGCGTCTGGCTGAGTTACGCCGAAGCAGGGCATGACGGCAAAGCCGGAACGACGGTGGGTTATGGCCGCTTAAGCGACGATCTTTCCCGCATCGAGGCATTCCAGGTCGTGTTTCGCCAGATGCCGAAACTCTCTACCGGTAACCATTTTGGCGGACGGCTGGTGTTTGACGGCAAAGGCTACCTCTTTATCGGACTCGGCGAGAACAACCAGCGCCCGACGGCGCAGGACCTGGACAAGCTGCAGGGGAAAGTGGTGCGCCTGACCGAGGACGGTAAAGTGCCTGCGGATAACCCCTTTGTGAACACCGCCGGCGCACGGCCGGAAATCTGGTCTTATGGCATTCGCAACCCGCAGGGAATGGCGATGAATCCGTGGAGCGACACGCTCTGGCTGAACGAACATGGCCCGCGCGGCGGGGATGAAATCAACATCCCGGAGAAAGGCAAAAATTACGGCTGGCCGCTGGCGACACACGGCATTAATTACAGTGGCCTGAAAATCCCCGAAGCCAAAGGTGAACACGTCGAGGGAACCGAGAAGCCGCTGTTTGTCTGGAAAGTCTCGCCCGCGGTCAGCGGCATGGCGTTCTACAACAGCGACGTTTTCCCGCAGTGGAAAAACAAACTGTTTATTGGGGCGCTGAAGGAGAAAGACGTTATCGTCCTGAGCGTGGACGGAAACAAGGTCACGGAGGACGGGCGCATCCTGGGCGATCGGGATCAACGTATTCGCGATGTGCGGGTGGGGCCGGACGGGTATCTGTATGTGCTCACCGATGAAACGGACGGGCAACTGCTAAAAGTCAGCCCGTCCGGTGCGTAA
- the deoR gene encoding DNA-binding transcriptional repressor DeoR, translated as METRRDDRIAQLLQALKRSDKLHLKEAANLLGVSEMTIRRDLNSDSAPVVLLGGYIVLEPRSASHYLISDQKTRLVEEKRKAARLAATLVQPHQTLFFDCGTTTPWIIEAIDSSIPFTAVCYSLNTFLALQEKPECRVILCGGEFHASNAIFKPLNLQDTLSNLCPDIAFYSAAGVNVRQGATCFNLEELPVKHWALSAAQYHVLVVDHSKFGKVRSARMGELAQFDAIVSDCRPDEEIVVHAKAQQVKLMY; from the coding sequence ATGGAAACACGACGCGATGACCGCATAGCTCAGCTGCTTCAGGCGCTGAAGCGTAGTGATAAGCTGCATCTTAAGGAAGCCGCCAACCTCCTCGGCGTCTCAGAGATGACCATTCGTCGTGATCTGAACAGCGACAGCGCTCCCGTGGTGCTGCTGGGCGGGTACATTGTGCTTGAGCCGCGTAGCGCCAGCCATTATCTGATAAGCGATCAGAAAACGCGTCTGGTGGAAGAGAAACGCAAAGCCGCGCGCCTGGCCGCCACGCTGGTACAGCCGCACCAGACGCTGTTTTTTGACTGCGGCACCACCACGCCGTGGATTATCGAAGCCATCGACAGCAGTATTCCCTTTACCGCCGTGTGTTACTCCCTGAACACCTTTCTGGCGCTGCAGGAGAAACCCGAGTGCCGGGTGATCCTCTGCGGCGGTGAGTTTCACGCCAGCAACGCTATCTTTAAGCCGCTCAACCTGCAGGACACGCTCAGCAACTTATGTCCGGACATCGCGTTCTATTCCGCCGCGGGCGTGAATGTGCGTCAGGGGGCGACCTGCTTTAACCTGGAGGAGCTGCCGGTAAAGCACTGGGCATTAAGCGCCGCGCAATACCATGTGCTGGTGGTCGATCACAGTAAGTTTGGTAAGGTGCGGTCGGCAAGAATGGGCGAGCTGGCGCAGTTTGACGCCATCGTCAGCGATTGCCGCCCGGATGAGGAAATTGTGGTCCATGCGAAGGCGCAGCAGGTGAAGTTGATGTATTGA
- a CDS encoding bacteriocin immunity protein yields the protein MKNILEFKRLTQHPDGSDIIFYPRDDREDSPKGVVQEV from the coding sequence ATCAAAAACATACTGGAGTTTAAGCGCCTGACCCAACATCCTGACGGCTCTGACATCATTTTTTATCCCCGAGATGACCGCGAAGATAGTCCTAAAGGAGTTGTTCAAGAGGTCTAA
- a CDS encoding MFS transporter: MTLTSPRKTLQLRMWALFMFFFIPGLLMASWATRTPAIRDILSVSTAEMGIVLFGLSIGSMSGILCSAWLVKRFGTRAVIRTTMCCAVFGMVVLSIALWFASPVLFALGLTVFGGSFGSAEVAINVEGAAVEREMNKTVLPMMHGFYSLGTLAGAGVGMALTATGVTANLHILLAALVCIIPILTGIRAIPDGTGKNSADERSSAEKGLPFYRDFQLMLIGVVVLAMAFAEGSANDWLPLLMVDGHGFSPTSGSLIYAGFTLGMTVGRFTGGWFIDRYSRVAVVRASALLGGLGIAMIIFVDVDWIAGVSVILWGLGASLGFPLTISAASDTGPDAPTRVSVVATTGYLAFLVGPPLLGFLGEHYGLRSAMLVVLGLVIIAALVARAVAKPETKQTTLEKGYER, translated from the coding sequence ATGACGCTGACCTCTCCCCGTAAAACCCTGCAGCTCCGCATGTGGGCGCTATTTATGTTCTTCTTTATTCCCGGTCTGCTGATGGCCTCCTGGGCCACGCGCACGCCCGCCATTCGCGATATTTTGTCTGTCTCTACGGCTGAGATGGGCATCGTGCTGTTCGGCCTGTCGATCGGTTCCATGAGCGGCATTCTCTGTTCCGCATGGCTGGTGAAGCGCTTTGGTACGCGAGCAGTGATCCGCACCACCATGTGCTGCGCGGTGTTCGGGATGGTGGTATTGAGCATCGCGCTGTGGTTTGCCTCGCCGGTGTTGTTCGCGCTGGGGCTGACGGTATTTGGCGGCAGCTTCGGTTCTGCGGAGGTAGCCATCAACGTTGAAGGGGCGGCGGTCGAGCGTGAGATGAACAAAACCGTGCTGCCCATGATGCATGGCTTCTATAGCCTCGGTACGCTGGCCGGTGCGGGCGTGGGAATGGCGCTGACGGCCACGGGTGTGACCGCCAATCTGCATATCCTGCTGGCGGCGCTGGTGTGCATCATTCCGATCCTCACCGGCATCCGGGCCATCCCGGACGGCACCGGTAAAAACTCTGCTGACGAACGCTCGTCAGCCGAAAAAGGACTCCCCTTCTACCGCGATTTCCAGCTGATGCTGATCGGCGTGGTGGTACTGGCGATGGCGTTTGCAGAAGGCTCCGCCAACGACTGGCTCCCGCTGCTGATGGTGGACGGTCACGGCTTTAGCCCGACCTCCGGCTCGCTGATTTACGCCGGGTTTACGCTGGGGATGACCGTCGGGCGCTTCACCGGCGGCTGGTTTATCGACCGCTACAGCCGCGTGGCGGTGGTGCGCGCCAGCGCCCTGCTGGGCGGCCTGGGGATTGCGATGATTATCTTTGTGGACGTGGACTGGATTGCCGGCGTCTCGGTGATCCTCTGGGGACTGGGGGCGTCACTCGGCTTCCCGCTGACCATTTCCGCCGCCAGCGACACCGGGCCGGATGCCCCGACGCGCGTCAGCGTGGTGGCGACAACGGGCTACCTCGCCTTCCTGGTGGGGCCGCCGCTGCTCGGCTTCCTGGGTGAACACTACGGGCTGCGCAGCGCCATGCTGGTGGTGTTAGGGTTGGTGATCATCGCTGCGCTGGTGGCGCGCGCGGTGGCAAAGCCGGAAACGAAACAAACGACACTGGAGAAGGGATATGAGCGTTAA
- the dacC gene encoding serine-type D-Ala-D-Ala carboxypeptidase, which translates to MTRKMTSLRSLAAGSALLFLFAPTLYAAEQAAPEAPPVDARAWILMDYASGKVLAEGNADEKLDPASLTKIMTSYVVGQALKAGKIKLDDMVTIGKDAWATGNPALRGSSVMFLKPGDQVSVSDLNKGVIIQSGNDACIALADYVAGSQDSFIGLMNGYAQKLGLTNTTFKTVHGLDAPGQFSTARDMALLGKALIHDVPDEYAIHKEKEFTFNKIRQPNRNRLLWSSNVNVDGMKTGTTAGAGYNLVASATQGDMRLISVVLGTKTDRIRFNESEKLLTWGFRFYETVTPIKPDATFVSQRVWFGDKSEVNLGAGEAGSVTIPRGQLKNLKASFTLTDPQLTAPLKKGQVVGTIDFQLNGKSIEQRPLIVMEAVEEGGFFSRMWDFVLMKFHSWFGSWFS; encoded by the coding sequence ATGACGCGAAAAATGACTTCTCTGCGCAGCCTGGCGGCAGGCTCTGCGCTCCTTTTCCTGTTTGCACCAACTCTCTACGCAGCAGAACAGGCTGCGCCCGAAGCGCCACCGGTGGATGCGCGCGCCTGGATCCTGATGGACTATGCCAGCGGGAAAGTGCTGGCGGAAGGCAATGCCGATGAGAAACTCGATCCGGCCAGCCTGACCAAAATCATGACCAGCTATGTGGTCGGCCAGGCCTTGAAAGCCGGAAAGATCAAGCTGGACGATATGGTCACCATCGGAAAGGACGCCTGGGCGACCGGTAACCCCGCGCTGCGCGGGTCATCGGTGATGTTCCTGAAGCCAGGGGATCAGGTGTCCGTTTCCGATCTGAATAAAGGGGTAATTATTCAGTCGGGAAATGACGCGTGTATCGCGCTGGCCGATTATGTGGCCGGCAGTCAGGATTCTTTCATTGGTTTGATGAATGGCTATGCGCAGAAACTCGGCTTAACCAACACGACATTCAAAACGGTTCACGGCCTGGATGCGCCTGGACAGTTCAGTACCGCGCGCGACATGGCGCTGTTGGGGAAAGCGCTGATCCACGACGTACCGGATGAATACGCGATCCACAAAGAGAAAGAGTTTACCTTCAACAAAATTCGCCAGCCGAACCGTAACCGTCTCCTGTGGAGCAGCAACGTTAACGTGGACGGCATGAAGACCGGCACCACGGCGGGCGCGGGCTATAACCTGGTGGCCTCTGCGACGCAGGGCGACATGCGTTTGATCTCGGTTGTGCTGGGCACCAAAACCGACCGCATCCGGTTTAACGAATCAGAAAAACTGCTGACCTGGGGCTTCCGTTTCTATGAAACCGTGACGCCGATTAAACCGGATGCCACGTTCGTCAGCCAGCGCGTCTGGTTTGGGGATAAGAGTGAAGTGAATCTCGGGGCGGGAGAAGCCGGTTCCGTGACCATTCCACGCGGTCAGCTGAAAAACCTGAAGGCCAGCTTTACCCTGACCGACCCGCAGCTCACCGCGCCGTTGAAAAAAGGCCAGGTGGTCGGGACGATTGATTTCCAGTTAAACGGGAAGTCAATTGAACAGCGTCCGCTGATCGTGATGGAAGCGGTAGAAGAGGGTGGCTTCTTCAGCCGGATGTGGGATTTCGTATTGATGAAATTCCACAGCTGGTTTGGCAGCTGGTTCAGCTAA
- the bssR gene encoding biofilm formation regulator BssR — protein sequence MSVDRLKRDLLNKLINARIDLAAYLQLRKAKGYMSVSESEHLRDNLFELCNFMREKAPILRAEYDECELMALRRAAEVLSIAGVCLMNGRHDCPNFIAVNAEKLENCLTTLSLCIMCLSEHEKLEQH from the coding sequence ATGTCCGTTGACAGACTGAAACGCGATCTGCTTAACAAGCTGATCAACGCCCGAATCGACCTGGCCGCTTATCTGCAGCTCAGGAAGGCCAAAGGCTATATGTCAGTCAGCGAAAGCGAACATCTGCGTGATAATCTGTTTGAACTTTGCAATTTCATGCGTGAAAAAGCACCGATCCTGAGGGCGGAATACGATGAATGCGAGTTAATGGCGCTGCGTCGTGCCGCTGAGGTGCTCTCCATTGCTGGGGTATGTTTGATGAACGGACGCCACGACTGCCCGAATTTTATCGCTGTAAACGCGGAGAAGCTTGAAAACTGCCTGACAACGCTCTCTCTATGCATCATGTGTCTGTCCGAGCATGAGAAGCTTGAACAACACTGA
- a CDS encoding DUF6392 family protein — MTVNVTALIRSLGKSYKDLVDSGLITYKSDPKGASGSPTISLDMAKEGVFLAFKRDGRLLKEITLSIQHDTLSDWTFPNELPTPLKKSMSRNWIHENFGEPENSIPPRVIMKQEIGRIERFTVEDFHIPITMQIRYDMADMVVAVTFLPTSELRW, encoded by the coding sequence ATGACAGTAAATGTTACAGCATTGATCCGTAGTTTAGGTAAATCTTATAAAGATTTGGTTGATTCTGGATTGATAACCTATAAAAGCGATCCCAAAGGAGCATCAGGTTCACCAACAATTAGCCTTGATATGGCGAAAGAGGGCGTGTTTTTAGCGTTCAAACGTGATGGTCGTTTACTTAAAGAAATTACATTAAGCATACAACATGATACTTTGAGTGATTGGACATTCCCTAACGAGTTACCAACGCCTCTTAAGAAAAGCATGTCTCGCAATTGGATTCATGAAAACTTTGGTGAACCAGAAAACAGCATTCCGCCGAGAGTAATCATGAAGCAGGAAATCGGCAGGATTGAGCGATTCACTGTTGAAGATTTCCACATCCCAATCACAATGCAAATCCGCTATGACATGGCAGATATGGTTGTTGCTGTTACTTTCTTGCCAACCTCGGAACTTCGTTGGTGA
- a CDS encoding phosphatase PAP2 family protein, with product MALTSSRSELSNLQTNKTKRLYRLPSRFYGYQLFVLLVLAVVFTWLSRDEALDRWITGFWYDAATQSFPLQKDHLLDLLNHRLAKYIAIALGAVALLYGAYKRNARLVTAALLMGLGALVVGVLKSISHHSCPWDLVEYGGKAMSYPLFSAVPTDSGPGRCFPGGHASSGFMVMGLFFDFWRERPRLAWSFVALGVLLGLAMGFGQVMRGAHFFSHNLWAGWWVWFSQVAVYGLVSTRFAKE from the coding sequence ATGGCACTCACTTCCAGCCGTTCAGAATTGTCTAACTTACAGACAAATAAGACAAAACGACTTTACCGCTTACCCTCCCGCTTTTATGGTTATCAGCTTTTCGTGCTGTTAGTCCTTGCCGTGGTGTTTACGTGGCTTTCGCGCGATGAAGCGCTCGACAGATGGATCACTGGTTTTTGGTATGACGCGGCGACGCAGAGCTTCCCGCTGCAGAAAGACCACCTGCTGGATTTGCTCAACCATCGTCTGGCGAAGTATATCGCCATCGCCTTAGGTGCCGTGGCGCTGCTTTACGGCGCTTACAAACGTAACGCCAGGCTGGTTACGGCGGCGCTGCTGATGGGGCTTGGCGCGCTGGTAGTGGGCGTACTGAAAAGCATTAGCCACCACAGCTGCCCGTGGGATCTGGTGGAGTATGGCGGGAAGGCGATGTCTTACCCCCTGTTTAGCGCCGTCCCGACAGACAGCGGGCCGGGGCGCTGTTTCCCCGGCGGCCATGCCTCCAGCGGTTTTATGGTGATGGGGCTGTTTTTTGACTTCTGGCGCGAGCGTCCACGTCTCGCCTGGAGCTTTGTTGCCCTCGGCGTGCTGCTGGGTCTGGCGATGGGCTTCGGTCAGGTGATGCGCGGGGCACATTTTTTCTCTCACAACCTGTGGGCCGGGTGGTGGGTTTGGTTTTCCCAGGTGGCCGTCTACGGGCTGGTTTCCACCCGGTTTGCAAAAGAGTGA
- the ybjG gene encoding undecaprenyl-diphosphate phosphatase: MLENLNYQLFYQINATPASPEWMIDFATFLAKDLISIVPVLAAILWLWGPRSQVKAQRQLVIKVAMALGVSVLVSYILGHAFPHDRPFVDHVGYTFLHHAPDDSFPSDHGTVIFTFALAFLFWHRLWSGAVLMVAAAAIAWSRVYLGVHWPLDMVGGFLVGLIGCVSAAILWNLFGEALYRGLSSLYRAIFALPIRKGWIRD; the protein is encoded by the coding sequence ATGCTAGAGAATCTGAATTATCAGCTGTTTTATCAGATCAACGCCACACCGGCCTCGCCAGAGTGGATGATTGATTTTGCCACCTTCCTGGCAAAAGATCTGATTAGTATCGTGCCTGTGTTGGCCGCTATCCTCTGGCTCTGGGGCCCTCGCAGCCAGGTGAAGGCACAGCGCCAGCTGGTGATCAAAGTCGCGATGGCGCTCGGGGTCAGCGTACTGGTTAGTTATATTCTCGGCCATGCGTTCCCGCACGATCGTCCTTTTGTCGACCATGTCGGTTATACCTTCCTGCACCACGCGCCGGATGACTCCTTCCCGAGCGATCACGGTACGGTTATCTTCACCTTCGCGCTGGCTTTCCTGTTCTGGCATCGCCTGTGGTCTGGTGCGGTGCTGATGGTCGCAGCCGCGGCGATTGCCTGGTCCCGCGTGTATCTTGGCGTCCACTGGCCGCTGGATATGGTCGGCGGTTTCCTGGTAGGACTGATTGGCTGCGTGAGCGCGGCAATCCTGTGGAATCTCTTCGGTGAAGCGCTCTACCGGGGGCTCTCTTCCCTTTATCGCGCCATTTTTGCCCTCCCGATCCGCAAAGGCTGGATACGTGACTAA
- a CDS encoding colicin E3/pyocin S6 family cytotoxin — MATARAATTAGIANDAAIEAGYAAVQKIGGNLSTAGRWIAPSPPTVFLFGMFYSPKLNSGEQDNINKMRLEQAARNKEDVPTRVRFRWEADQFGIMRPKGFHVSAGGGQDRVPVRMLQKNTTTGNYEFWEDGADKPIVVWTPDYPGYSSPTNTGSQDNVYIPPNVLVYPESEINSLWSTVTPAPGERSFRDYILVHPAGTFDPIYVYLNADHKYHTAPKGTPPLPAFPDAKRAPRKTAIQGGGQLRARWKDAKGKIYEWDSQHGTVEVYDRSGRNHLGEFNHITGEQTKPADPTRKVEK, encoded by the coding sequence ATGGCAACAGCAAGGGCCGCGACTACAGCAGGGATCGCCAATGATGCAGCAATTGAGGCCGGATACGCAGCAGTGCAGAAAATTGGAGGAAATCTTTCGACGGCTGGTCGCTGGATAGCCCCGAGTCCTCCAACCGTTTTTCTGTTTGGCATGTTCTACTCGCCAAAGCTCAACAGTGGCGAACAGGACAACATTAATAAAATGCGCCTTGAGCAGGCCGCACGGAATAAAGAAGATGTTCCGACCCGTGTTCGCTTTCGCTGGGAGGCTGACCAGTTCGGCATTATGAGGCCGAAAGGCTTCCATGTCAGCGCCGGAGGCGGACAGGACCGAGTGCCAGTGCGCATGCTTCAGAAGAACACCACCACCGGGAACTATGAGTTCTGGGAGGATGGCGCAGATAAGCCGATAGTCGTTTGGACTCCTGACTATCCGGGATATTCTTCCCCGACCAATACCGGCAGCCAGGACAACGTCTATATTCCTCCGAATGTACTGGTTTACCCGGAAAGTGAAATCAACAGCCTGTGGTCAACAGTTACCCCAGCACCGGGAGAACGTTCATTCCGGGATTATATTCTGGTGCATCCAGCAGGGACCTTCGATCCGATTTATGTCTATCTGAATGCGGATCACAAATACCACACTGCACCAAAAGGGACCCCTCCATTACCAGCATTCCCTGATGCGAAAAGAGCACCACGTAAGACAGCTATTCAAGGTGGCGGACAACTTCGGGCAAGATGGAAAGATGCCAAAGGTAAAATTTATGAATGGGATTCTCAACATGGCACAGTCGAAGTTTATGACCGTTCGGGCCGCAACCATTTAGGAGAGTTCAATCACATAACAGGTGAGCAAACCAAGCCAGCAGATCCAACCAGAAAGGTAGAAAAGTGA
- a CDS encoding glutathione S-transferase family protein gives MITLWGRNNSTNVKKVLWTLEELDLPFNQIMAGMAYGVNREADYLAMNPNGLVPLLRDDETDATLWESNTIVRYLAAQYGLGRLWVENPAQRAQGEKWMDWANQTFSPVHRVILMGLVRTPEAERDYPAIHAAQDACENLFAMMDDELAKHAWFSGETFGVGDIAVAPFVWNLTNMGLNWTPRPHLERWLKQLSERPAYRNVVMTPVT, from the coding sequence ATGATTACGCTGTGGGGCAGGAACAATTCGACCAACGTGAAGAAAGTGCTCTGGACGCTGGAAGAGCTGGATTTACCGTTTAATCAAATTATGGCTGGCATGGCATACGGGGTAAACAGAGAGGCCGACTATCTGGCGATGAACCCGAACGGCCTGGTGCCGCTGCTGCGCGATGACGAAACCGACGCAACGCTTTGGGAATCTAACACCATTGTGCGCTACCTCGCCGCCCAGTACGGCCTTGGCCGTCTGTGGGTTGAAAACCCGGCGCAGCGCGCCCAGGGTGAAAAGTGGATGGACTGGGCAAACCAGACATTCTCTCCTGTTCACCGGGTGATCCTGATGGGGCTGGTGAGAACCCCCGAGGCCGAGCGCGACTATCCCGCTATTCATGCCGCTCAGGATGCCTGTGAAAACCTGTTTGCCATGATGGATGACGAACTGGCGAAGCACGCCTGGTTCTCCGGCGAGACGTTCGGCGTGGGGGATATTGCCGTGGCGCCGTTTGTCTGGAACCTGACCAATATGGGGCTGAACTGGACGCCGCGCCCTCACCTTGAACGCTGGCTCAAGCAACTGAGCGAGCGTCCGGCGTACCGTAACGTCGTGATGACCCCGGTCACCTGA